From the genome of Prevotella herbatica, one region includes:
- a CDS encoding BACON domain-containing protein, producing the protein MKKIINLFIVLLGILVFAACSDNIDNPYARESTISVVKSNLVFPARASNGVVEFRSQGTVSASSNATWCKISVVGDTVKVDVEQNNNNEGRSTVVTLHNGTDSVNVPLVQGGLVFQLSVSSVNNSSDLATSFTYAMSANLDFNVLSAPDWITVSNTEDSLKISMTANTTGHLRSGYIKYNVGSYKDSIKVAQCDFDTDLAGDYYLVSEDGAGKLQAFNAVVSRDTISLPDLDLKIPVAFDGTSIAISTKCGQYVGTFNIAGTIYYVYTVFADATVDYWTGYNIGGAAYTAAFDYDINDGTYAEFSGTFGTNEIGTLLFAGCTSKQLNANSLKKILLEQHSPYLLKKTDSKAKIASLEKQNQLKFVLR; encoded by the coding sequence ATGAAGAAGATTATAAATTTATTTATTGTATTATTGGGTATACTAGTATTTGCCGCTTGTAGCGATAATATTGATAATCCTTATGCAAGAGAATCCACAATTAGTGTTGTGAAAAGTAATCTTGTATTTCCAGCTCGTGCTTCTAATGGGGTAGTAGAGTTCCGTTCTCAAGGCACAGTAAGCGCATCTTCAAACGCTACATGGTGCAAGATCAGTGTCGTAGGAGATACAGTAAAGGTTGATGTTGAACAGAATAATAATAATGAAGGTCGTTCAACGGTCGTTACATTACATAATGGAACTGATTCCGTAAATGTTCCTTTGGTACAAGGAGGTCTTGTTTTCCAACTGTCGGTTTCATCTGTTAATAATAGCTCTGATTTAGCAACCTCGTTTACTTATGCAATGTCTGCCAATCTTGACTTCAATGTTTTATCAGCTCCTGATTGGATAACGGTTTCAAATACAGAAGATAGTTTGAAAATTAGTATGACTGCTAATACAACTGGGCATTTGCGTTCTGGTTATATTAAATATAACGTAGGTAGTTATAAAGATTCAATAAAGGTTGCCCAATGTGACTTTGATACAGACTTAGCTGGTGATTATTATCTTGTCTCAGAAGATGGTGCCGGCAAATTACAGGCTTTCAATGCAGTAGTTTCGAGAGATACGATATCCTTACCTGATTTAGATTTAAAGATACCCGTAGCTTTTGATGGTACAAGCATTGCTATTTCAACTAAATGCGGACAATATGTAGGAACATTTAATATTGCGGGTACAATATATTATGTTTATACTGTTTTTGCCGATGCAACTGTTGATTATTGGACAGGATATAATATCGGTGGGGCAGCCTATACTGCAGCTTTTGATTATGATATTAATGATGGTACATATGCAGAATTTAGTGGAACGTTTGGTACCAATGAAATCGGCACATTATTGTTCGCTGGCTGCACCTCAAAACAGCTTAATGCAAATTCTTTAAAGAAGATTTTGTTAGAGCAACATTCTCCGTATTTATTAAAAAAAACTGATTCTAAAGCCAAAATCGCCAGTTTAGAAAAGCAAAATCAATTAAAATTTGTATTGCGTTAG
- a CDS encoding SusC/RagA family TonB-linked outer membrane protein, whose product MEKRLLVFLACLFLNLGIALAQIRVSGTVTSSDDGEPITGASILVQGTKTGTVTDVDGNFQLTAPEGSVLRVSYLGMKTKDVKAATNLKIVLQSDNRTLDDVVVTALGVSREKKALGYAVSEVQGSDLIKSRGGVSNPVNALQGKVAGLQISSSSGSMGGSSKIIIRGASSLSGNNQPLFVVDGVPIEGTDYNATEVGSSDVNSTARGAGGYDYGNLVQDINPDDIENISVLKGAAASALYGSRASNGVIMITTKRGQKDQGLGVEYSSTVGFETVTKLPKLQSQYGGGYGYAGSYKASGSEADDFKTTTVNGTTYTIPDYGMDESWGPKLDGRQVVSWADLQKWEAGGKVGNPTTSPWSPATSDYRDFFKTGVSYTNNVAISKAYDNSAFRISYTNTAMTGYLPNSSQYKNTVSVNGNIMSKDKKLNVFTSVNFFNSRTKGRQDTGYGDNNIMVKFTQWGQRQLNMDELKALYLKDDGTQGSWNRGGFDDPTIQYHNNVYWSRYMNYENDSRNRIYGNVGVSYQILPQLKAQYKANLDFYADKQYERNAVYSQELSAYKESSRQQYELNHEFLLMYNQAFGDYSVTANVGANIMQRHYELIYGETKGGLAIPLYYNLANSITTPQAYNYKLEKGINSLFGDVTIGWKNMLYLEATLRGDKSSTLPKSNNTYVYPSVTASWLFSELLKDKAPWLSYGKLRAGYARVGNDTDPYQVMQTYTQYTNIDSSTPGYRLSNTLSNSNLKPESTKSWEFGLETSFLNNRLGFDLTYYTTKTSNEILPLSVSGSTGYIYKMINSGTIENKGVEFAFHATPVKTRNFEWTTNITLASNKNTVKSLAEGVDYYRIANAPFKVEIGAVVGKPYGVIMGTNYVYDKNGNKCVDSNGLYMSTSGNEDIGHIYPDFTGGWSNSFKWGNFDASFQFDFSKGGHFFSTTQMWGYYCGMFAETAANGVREKGIISDGVVYGTGEKNTVRVSARDYYENYYNGPAAQNILRSDYIKLREVTVGYTFKLNPVWFIKSLRLSAYGRNLGVWGPDCKNFDPEMIVTSSGNIQGIEGGATPMVANYGLTVNLKF is encoded by the coding sequence ATGGAAAAGAGACTTTTAGTGTTTCTAGCCTGCTTGTTCCTAAATTTAGGAATAGCACTGGCGCAGATTAGAGTGTCTGGTACTGTAACATCAAGTGATGACGGTGAGCCAATCACTGGTGCTTCAATTCTTGTACAGGGTACTAAAACTGGTACAGTAACAGACGTGGATGGTAATTTCCAATTAACAGCACCTGAGGGGAGCGTGTTAAGAGTAAGTTATCTTGGAATGAAGACAAAAGATGTTAAGGCTGCTACAAACCTTAAAATCGTTCTTCAGTCAGACAACAGAACACTTGATGATGTCGTAGTTACGGCACTCGGTGTATCACGTGAGAAGAAAGCTCTGGGATATGCTGTTAGTGAAGTTCAGGGTTCTGATTTGATTAAATCACGTGGTGGCGTTAGCAATCCTGTTAATGCATTACAAGGTAAAGTTGCGGGTTTGCAGATTTCTTCAAGTTCTGGTTCTATGGGTGGTTCTTCAAAGATTATCATTCGTGGCGCTAGTTCTCTTTCAGGAAATAACCAACCTTTGTTTGTTGTAGATGGTGTGCCTATTGAAGGTACAGACTATAACGCAACAGAAGTAGGCTCTTCTGATGTTAATTCAACAGCACGTGGTGCTGGTGGTTACGACTATGGTAACCTTGTACAGGATATAAACCCTGATGATATTGAAAACATATCAGTGTTGAAAGGTGCAGCTGCATCTGCTCTGTATGGTTCTCGTGCATCAAATGGTGTAATAATGATCACCACAAAACGTGGACAGAAAGATCAGGGACTTGGTGTTGAATATAGTTCAACGGTTGGTTTCGAAACTGTAACAAAGTTACCAAAACTTCAGAGTCAGTATGGTGGTGGCTATGGATATGCTGGTAGTTATAAGGCTAGCGGTAGCGAAGCTGATGACTTCAAGACAACAACTGTAAATGGAACTACATATACTATACCTGATTATGGTATGGATGAAAGTTGGGGCCCTAAGCTTGACGGACGTCAGGTTGTTTCTTGGGCTGATTTGCAGAAATGGGAAGCTGGTGGTAAGGTAGGTAATCCTACAACATCTCCATGGAGTCCTGCTACTTCGGATTATCGTGACTTCTTTAAAACAGGAGTTTCGTATACAAATAACGTAGCTATATCAAAAGCTTATGATAACAGTGCATTCCGTATTTCATATACAAATACAGCTATGACAGGTTACCTTCCAAACAGTTCACAATATAAAAATACTGTAAGTGTTAATGGTAACATCATGAGCAAGGATAAGAAGTTGAATGTGTTCACAAGTGTAAACTTCTTCAATAGCCGCACAAAAGGCCGTCAAGATACTGGTTATGGCGACAATAATATCATGGTGAAGTTTACTCAGTGGGGACAGCGTCAGCTCAATATGGATGAACTTAAAGCTTTGTACCTCAAAGATGATGGAACACAAGGCTCTTGGAATAGAGGTGGCTTTGATGACCCTACAATCCAATATCATAATAATGTTTATTGGAGCCGTTATATGAACTATGAAAACGATTCACGTAATCGTATTTATGGTAATGTAGGTGTAAGCTATCAAATTCTTCCACAGTTGAAGGCACAGTATAAGGCAAATCTTGATTTCTATGCAGACAAGCAATATGAACGCAATGCGGTTTATTCTCAGGAGCTTTCTGCATACAAGGAAAGTTCACGTCAGCAATACGAATTAAACCACGAGTTCTTGTTGATGTACAATCAGGCATTTGGTGATTACTCTGTTACAGCTAATGTCGGTGCAAATATTATGCAGCGTCATTATGAACTTATTTATGGTGAGACTAAGGGTGGACTCGCAATTCCTCTCTATTATAATCTTGCTAACTCAATTACAACTCCTCAAGCGTATAACTACAAATTAGAAAAAGGAATTAATTCTTTATTTGGTGATGTTACTATAGGTTGGAAGAATATGTTGTATTTGGAGGCAACACTACGTGGAGATAAGTCTTCTACATTGCCAAAGAGTAATAATACTTATGTGTATCCTTCTGTTACAGCCAGTTGGTTGTTCTCTGAACTCTTGAAAGATAAAGCGCCATGGTTGTCTTATGGTAAATTGCGTGCAGGTTATGCTCGTGTAGGTAATGATACAGATCCATATCAGGTGATGCAGACTTATACACAATATACTAATATTGATAGTTCTACTCCTGGATACCGTCTTTCAAATACATTGTCAAACTCAAACCTGAAGCCTGAGTCTACAAAGTCTTGGGAATTTGGACTTGAGACATCATTCCTTAATAACCGTTTAGGATTTGACTTGACATATTATACCACTAAAACAAGTAATGAAATATTACCATTGTCTGTTTCTGGTTCAACAGGTTACATCTATAAAATGATTAACTCTGGAACAATCGAGAATAAAGGTGTAGAATTTGCTTTTCATGCAACTCCTGTAAAAACTCGCAATTTTGAATGGACAACTAATATAACATTGGCTTCAAACAAAAATACAGTTAAGTCGCTTGCAGAAGGTGTAGACTATTATCGTATTGCTAATGCTCCTTTCAAGGTAGAGATTGGTGCTGTTGTTGGTAAACCTTATGGTGTAATCATGGGTACTAACTATGTATATGATAAAAATGGTAACAAGTGTGTAGATTCTAACGGATTATACATGTCAACAAGCGGCAATGAGGATATAGGTCATATCTATCCTGATTTCACAGGTGGTTGGTCTAACTCATTTAAGTGGGGTAATTTTGACGCAAGCTTCCAGTTTGACTTTTCAAAGGGTGGTCATTTCTTCTCAACAACTCAGATGTGGGGATACTACTGTGGTATGTTTGCAGAAACAGCCGCAAACGGTGTACGTGAAAAAGGTATAATCTCTGATGGTGTTGTTTATGGAACAGGTGAAAAGAATACAGTAAGAGTAAGTGCCCGCGATTATTATGAAAACTATTATAATGGTCCTGCTGCACAAAATATTTTGAGATCTGATTATATCAAACTTCGTGAGGTAACAGTAGGTTATACATTTAAACTAAATCCAGTTTGGTTTATAAAGTCTCTTCGCCTTTCAGCTTACGGACGTAATCTTGGCGTATGGGGACCTGACTGTAAGAACTTTGATCCAGAAATGATTGTTACAAGTTCTGGTAATATACAGGGTATCGAAGGCGGTGCTACTCCTATGGTTGCCAATTATGGTCTTACTGTAAATCTCAAATTCTAA
- a CDS encoding SusD/RagB family nutrient-binding outer membrane lipoprotein encodes MNNFLKYIFLGSLCLTAVSCSDLDQMNVSPNSTSDVPSNMLMEGAEKWAMDNIYDVWFSGRQCLPYSQQWSQRNYTEEDRYQVRESTNNSYFNYLYMGMANFDKVVKLNSDDATKVKNATFGANENQIAAAMIMKVWLMDVITDTWGNVPYSDISKLESDNIMYCKYDDQKDIYAGMIKDLTTAVNMIDASQSAFTSGDIIFGGDASKWKKFGNSLKCRLAIHLSKVDPNWKSYIADALKSGVMESNDDAAKFTYVASGSDYCQFYKGFFTDGRNDFTIARPLVDIMKGQRDSLNNKQHPWEGTLDPRLSVYTTPNADGVYQGIPYAAPTGTQDKFRASSPNWYSTKPMVVQKTYAVPLMTYAELKFILCEYNGYDVADYKDGIKASLQYWYDLAGKSISNTTIDAYVNAVSGNVNAESCALQKYIDLYTNGTEAWTEIRRTGYPEQLIRPGEITCIYDGSKVAFTPLSETKGDIIERVKYPTNESTLNGDNWKAAVAKLTDGTNNYYSKMYWDVRVSKYNHPANK; translated from the coding sequence ATGAATAATTTTCTAAAATATATATTTTTAGGTTCATTGTGCCTTACCGCTGTATCATGCAGTGATTTGGATCAAATGAATGTAAGTCCAAATAGTACATCTGATGTTCCGTCAAATATGTTGATGGAAGGTGCCGAGAAATGGGCAATGGATAATATCTATGATGTTTGGTTCAGTGGTCGTCAGTGTCTTCCATATTCACAGCAGTGGTCACAGCGTAATTATACAGAAGAGGATAGATATCAGGTTCGTGAGTCAACTAATAATAGCTATTTCAACTACCTTTATATGGGTATGGCTAATTTTGATAAGGTTGTCAAATTGAATTCTGATGATGCAACAAAGGTTAAGAATGCAACTTTTGGTGCAAATGAAAATCAGATTGCTGCAGCTATGATTATGAAAGTTTGGCTGATGGATGTAATTACTGATACATGGGGAAATGTTCCATATTCTGATATTTCAAAATTAGAAAGTGATAACATCATGTATTGTAAGTATGATGACCAGAAAGATATCTATGCTGGTATGATAAAAGATCTTACAACAGCTGTTAATATGATCGATGCTTCACAGAGTGCATTTACTTCTGGCGATATAATATTTGGCGGTGACGCAAGCAAGTGGAAGAAGTTTGGTAATTCTTTGAAGTGCCGCCTTGCAATCCATCTTTCTAAAGTTGATCCTAATTGGAAGTCTTATATTGCTGATGCTTTGAAGAGTGGAGTAATGGAAAGTAATGATGACGCAGCTAAGTTTACTTATGTTGCTTCTGGTTCTGATTATTGCCAGTTCTATAAAGGTTTCTTTACTGATGGTCGTAATGACTTTACGATAGCACGTCCTTTGGTTGATATAATGAAAGGTCAGCGTGATTCTTTGAACAATAAGCAACATCCTTGGGAGGGAACTTTAGATCCACGTCTAAGTGTTTACACTACTCCAAATGCTGATGGAGTATATCAGGGTATTCCTTATGCTGCACCAACAGGAACTCAGGATAAATTCCGTGCTAGTTCGCCAAACTGGTATAGCACTAAGCCTATGGTTGTTCAAAAGACTTATGCAGTTCCTTTGATGACTTATGCTGAGTTGAAGTTCATCCTTTGTGAATATAATGGTTATGATGTTGCTGATTATAAAGATGGTATTAAAGCCTCACTTCAATATTGGTATGATTTGGCTGGTAAGTCAATCTCAAATACGACAATTGATGCATACGTAAATGCTGTTTCTGGAAATGTAAACGCAGAAAGCTGTGCTCTTCAGAAATATATCGATCTTTATACCAATGGTACTGAAGCTTGGACTGAAATCCGTCGTACAGGTTATCCTGAACAGTTGATTCGCCCAGGTGAAATTACATGTATCTATGATGGCTCTAAAGTTGCATTTACTCCATTGAGTGAAACTAAAGGTGATATTATTGAACGTGTTAAATATCCAACTAATGAAAGTACGCTTAATGGTGATAATTGGAAAGCTGCAGTAGCTAAACTTACTGATGGAACAAACAATTATTACAGTAAGATGTATTGGGATGTACGCGTATCTAAGTATAATCATCCAGCAAATAAATAA
- a CDS encoding zinc-binding metallopeptidase: MKKNIFYSLLLACVAMSFSACSEDNLSSESVITSDSGNNSTKTNFDEWLTVNYVQPYNIEFKYRYEYNETDKTFYTVPADYNQSVELAHIVKYTCVEAYNEVGGVEFTRRYFPKMFFLIGEFEYKNNGTMILGTAESGKKILLTGVNNLDQYKNNLNYLNELYLKTIHHEFTHILNQTKDYSSAFQLVTSTGYVADSWSVPEYSSGYLQRGFISAYSQHSHGEDFAEMLSMYITNTPEQWEAWMEEAAGTPDDPKNGRELIEAKLNMVRSYMKNSWNIDIDKLRTSVLRREYDVVADKINLSDLTIK; this comes from the coding sequence ATGAAAAAGAATATATTTTATTCATTATTACTAGCATGTGTCGCCATGTCATTCTCTGCATGTTCAGAGGATAACCTGAGCTCGGAGAGTGTCATCACATCGGATAGTGGTAATAATTCAACAAAGACGAACTTTGATGAATGGTTGACAGTAAATTATGTGCAGCCATATAATATAGAATTCAAGTATCGTTACGAGTATAATGAGACCGATAAGACTTTTTATACAGTTCCTGCTGACTATAATCAGTCTGTGGAATTGGCTCATATCGTTAAATACACTTGTGTTGAGGCTTACAACGAGGTCGGGGGTGTTGAATTCACTCGTCGTTATTTTCCGAAGATGTTTTTCCTTATTGGAGAATTTGAGTATAAAAACAACGGAACAATGATTTTAGGTACTGCTGAAAGTGGAAAGAAAATCTTACTTACCGGAGTAAATAATCTTGATCAATATAAGAACAATCTTAATTATCTTAATGAATTGTATCTTAAGACAATCCATCATGAGTTTACTCATATTCTTAATCAGACAAAGGATTATTCATCAGCCTTTCAGCTTGTTACATCTACTGGCTATGTAGCCGATAGTTGGAGTGTTCCAGAATATTCCTCAGGTTATTTACAGAGAGGTTTTATAAGTGCTTATTCTCAGCATTCACATGGTGAGGATTTTGCAGAGATGCTTTCTATGTATATAACCAACACACCTGAGCAATGGGAGGCTTGGATGGAAGAAGCTGCCGGAACTCCTGATGATCCAAAGAATGGACGTGAGCTTATTGAGGCAAAACTTAATATGGTAAGGTCTTACATGAAGAATTCTTGGAATATTGATATTGATAAGTTAAGGACTTCTGTATTGCGCCGTGAATATGACGTTGTTGCTGATAAGATAAACTTAAGTGATTTAACAATAAAATAA
- a CDS encoding DUF4302 domain-containing protein yields the protein MKNNIFKLLLLLLPLLVFQSCMKDQEDLFDEPSSLRMQNALDKTRKVLEGSKKGWLIDYYVGDNQQYGGYAFTVKFDSLTCTAASELSADSATSYYKLTTDDGPVLTFDTYNTVLHALATPSADNYEGFHADYEFIILSADANEVVLKGKKTGSIMKMYPLTETPSAYLSNVKSTIDNFVINGASGSVDKTSLDISVDIDNRQIEYYIKNDSTVLGSTAFTMTDKGVRLYDPIIVDGKKLQNFIFDADKTTLTCTDASNVTLKGTLPAGYFKYSDYAGDYSFTYSAPVSGKLTKLTMDVKLTPSGDGTTYKLDGLNSNFSPILKYNKSKGILELNSQVIGEYQGYNIWLCAWGIAAGGNLTWNTGAGMVLKYNSSLGAPGKLGFKWASNGYSGLTSDSFIMWLIDSNGKSAGGFVNPAWAVNGSNRFYYLDSLIKK from the coding sequence ATGAAAAATAATATATTTAAATTATTACTATTGCTCCTTCCTTTGCTTGTCTTTCAGTCTTGTATGAAAGATCAGGAAGATCTTTTTGACGAGCCTTCGTCATTGCGTATGCAGAATGCTCTAGATAAAACAAGAAAGGTGCTTGAAGGATCAAAAAAGGGTTGGCTAATAGATTATTATGTAGGTGACAATCAACAATATGGAGGTTATGCTTTTACGGTGAAGTTTGATTCACTTACATGTACTGCGGCCTCTGAGCTGTCTGCTGATAGTGCAACTTCATATTATAAACTCACTACTGACGATGGACCTGTATTGACTTTTGATACCTACAACACGGTGTTGCATGCTCTTGCTACACCTAGTGCCGATAATTATGAAGGTTTTCATGCCGATTATGAATTCATAATACTTAGTGCTGATGCTAACGAAGTTGTGTTGAAAGGAAAGAAGACGGGTTCAATAATGAAGATGTATCCTTTAACAGAAACGCCATCAGCTTATCTTAGCAATGTTAAATCTACTATTGATAATTTCGTTATTAATGGGGCTTCTGGTTCTGTAGATAAAACTAGTCTTGACATATCAGTTGATATTGATAATAGGCAGATAGAGTACTATATTAAAAATGATTCTACCGTTTTGGGTTCAACAGCTTTTACAATGACAGATAAAGGGGTGCGCTTGTATGACCCAATAATAGTTGATGGAAAGAAATTGCAAAATTTTATATTTGATGCAGATAAGACAACTTTAACTTGTACTGATGCTTCTAACGTGACTTTGAAAGGAACTTTGCCAGCTGGTTATTTTAAATATTCTGATTATGCAGGTGATTATTCGTTTACATATAGTGCACCCGTTTCAGGAAAGCTGACTAAACTAACAATGGATGTCAAGCTGACTCCGTCAGGTGATGGCACAACGTATAAATTAGATGGTTTAAACTCTAATTTTAGTCCTATACTTAAGTATAATAAGTCAAAAGGTATATTAGAACTGAATAGTCAGGTTATTGGTGAATATCAAGGTTATAATATCTGGCTTTGTGCATGGGGAATAGCCGCTGGTGGAAATCTAACATGGAATACGGGCGCAGGTATGGTGTTGAAGTATAATTCAAGTTTAGGTGCCCCAGGAAAACTTGGTTTTAAATGGGCTTCAAATGGATATTCTGGATTAACTTCTGATTCATTTATTATGTGGCTTATAGACTCTAATGGTAAAAGTGCAGGAGGCTTTGTAAATCCAGCTTGGGCAGTGAATGGCTCTAATCGTTTCTATTATTTGGACTCATTAATTAAAAAGTAA